From a region of the Buchnera aphidicola (Floraphis choui) genome:
- the acpP gene encoding acyl carrier protein translates to MKNIEKKIKKIISKQLGINKEEINNKSSLIEDLGSDSLDNVELIMTLEEQFNIEIQDEDAEKFNTVQSIIDFIKSKTL, encoded by the coding sequence ATGAAAAATATAGAAAAAAAAATAAAAAAAATCATTTCAAAACAATTAGGCATAAATAAAGAAGAAATTAATAATAAATCATCTTTAATTGAAGATCTAGGTTCAGATTCATTAGATAATGTAGAATTAATTATGACTTTAGAAGAACAATTTAACATTGAAATTCAAGATGAAGACGCAGAGAAATTTAATACAGTACAATCAATAATTGATTTTATCAAAAGTAAAACTTTATAA
- the flgG gene encoding flagellar basal-body rod protein FlgG, translating to MIPSLWIAKTGLDAQQINMNVISNNLANVSTNGFKRSRAIFEDLIYHTIRQPGSKSSGDTTLPSGLQMGTGVRPVSTERVHNQGNLSKTDSSKDIAINGNGFFQVQLPDGDFAYTRDGSFQVDQTGQLVTNSGFPVQPIISFPANSINMHVGRDGIVTVTVQGQSQPIQIGQLHLVNFVNSSGLSNLGENLYQETEASGNPVTTIPGLNGTGLLYQGYVETSNVNIAEELVNMIQTQRAYEINSKVITTADQMLQKLSQL from the coding sequence ATGATACCATCTTTATGGATTGCAAAAACAGGGTTAGACGCTCAACAAATTAATATGAACGTTATTTCTAACAACTTAGCTAATGTAAGTACTAATGGATTTAAACGATCTAGAGCTATATTCGAAGATCTAATTTATCATACAATACGACAACCTGGATCAAAATCATCTGGTGATACAACATTACCATCCGGATTGCAAATGGGAACAGGAGTAAGACCTGTATCTACAGAAAGAGTACACAATCAAGGTAATTTATCTAAAACTGATTCTTCTAAAGATATTGCTATAAATGGAAACGGGTTTTTCCAAGTACAATTGCCTGATGGAGATTTTGCATATACACGAGATGGGTCCTTTCAAGTTGATCAAACCGGACAATTAGTAACAAATAGCGGATTTCCTGTACAACCAATAATTAGCTTTCCAGCTAATAGCATTAATATGCATGTAGGAAGAGATGGTATAGTTACTGTTACCGTACAAGGGCAATCCCAACCAATACAAATTGGACAACTGCACCTTGTAAACTTTGTTAATAGTTCTGGATTATCAAATTTGGGAGAAAATTTATATCAAGAAACCGAAGCATCCGGAAATCCTGTTACTACAATACCTGGATTAAATGGAACAGGATTACTGTATCAAGGATATGTAGAAACTTCCAACGTCAATATTGCAGAAGAATTAGTAAATATGATTCAAACTCAGCGTGCTTATGAAATTAATAGTAAAGTTATTACTACTGCTGATCAAATGTTACAAAAATTATCCCAATTATAA
- the fabG gene encoding 3-oxoacyl-ACP reductase FabG: MALVTGASSGIGKGIAKKLVSQGIMVIGTSTSAIGQKKINNYLKKNGSSFILNAENPNSITKTIQNIYNNFESIDILINNIGIINDKLLINMTHKEWNNVLNINLNSIFYITQPIVQKMIKKKKGKIVTIGSIMGHIGNLGQTNYSTSKSGLIGFHRSLALEVASQGICVNMIAPGFIETNMTKNLTERQKNKYLSKIPIRRFGTINEISETVLFLVSDHINYITGQIIHVNGGMYMP, from the coding sequence ATAGCATTAGTTACAGGAGCAAGTAGTGGAATAGGAAAAGGAATTGCTAAAAAACTAGTAAGTCAAGGAATAATGGTAATTGGTACTTCTACTTCTGCAATAGGACAAAAAAAAATTAATAATTATTTAAAAAAAAATGGTTCTAGCTTTATTCTTAATGCTGAAAATCCTAATTCCATCACAAAAACTATACAAAATATTTACAATAACTTTGAATCTATTGATATATTAATAAATAACATAGGAATTATAAATGATAAATTGTTAATTAATATGACACATAAAGAATGGAATAATGTTTTAAATATTAATTTAAATTCTATTTTCTATATAACTCAACCTATTGTGCAAAAAATGATAAAGAAAAAAAAAGGCAAAATTGTTACTATAGGATCTATTATGGGTCATATAGGAAATTTAGGCCAAACAAATTATTCTACTTCAAAATCTGGACTCATTGGTTTTCACAGATCTTTAGCGTTAGAAGTTGCTTCTCAAGGAATTTGTGTAAATATGATAGCTCCTGGTTTTATCGAAACTAATATGACAAAAAATCTCACAGAACGTCAAAAAAATAAATATCTTTCTAAAATTCCTATACGTAGGTTTGGAACAATTAATGAAATATCTGAAACAGTTTTATTTTTAGTTTCTGATCATATTAATTATATTACGGGGCAAATTATTCATGTTAATGGTGGAATGTACATGCCTTAA
- a CDS encoding flagellar basal body P-ring protein FlgI, producing the protein MFKKLLLKYILIMLFLISLNAHADKIRDLITIQGARDTQLIGYGLVAGLNGTGDDTKNIPYTIHTLQNMLAQLGIGFSIEKNMKLKNIAAVMVTAKYSSFIHEGQKIDVIISSIGNATSLKGGTLLMTPLRSTDNKIYAVAQGSIIIDETYHSQKKFKKFTNNQFNSGKIIEGAIIEREINNSFGKKNTVILQLNNEDFTAVQKISDLINVKYPYSAIALNSKTIQLNVPKNSIIQVRMLSEIQNIDVNLPDQDAKIVINTKTGDIAMNHEVKINSCAVAHGNISMIIHKPNNTSHYFQNSILNIKASRSTEKRSILDDNYNTQNEIKYIDKVVHLNSIVHALNSLGIKPIELISILQAMHNVGCLRAKLEII; encoded by the coding sequence ATGTTTAAAAAATTGTTATTGAAATATATTTTAATAATGCTTTTTTTAATTAGCTTAAATGCACATGCTGATAAAATAAGAGATTTAATAACTATTCAAGGAGCGCGTGATACTCAACTAATCGGGTACGGTTTAGTTGCAGGTTTAAATGGGACGGGAGATGATACAAAAAATATTCCATATACCATTCACACGCTTCAAAATATGCTAGCTCAGTTAGGAATTGGGTTTTCTATAGAAAAAAATATGAAACTCAAAAATATTGCAGCAGTTATGGTAACTGCCAAATATTCAAGTTTTATTCATGAAGGGCAAAAAATAGACGTAATAATTTCTTCTATTGGAAATGCAACAAGTTTAAAAGGAGGAACATTATTAATGACTCCTTTAAGGAGTACTGATAACAAAATATATGCTGTTGCTCAGGGTAGTATTATAATAGATGAAACATATCACTCTCAAAAAAAATTTAAAAAATTTACGAATAATCAATTTAATAGTGGAAAAATTATTGAGGGAGCTATTATAGAACGAGAAATTAATAATAGTTTTGGAAAAAAGAACACTGTTATTTTACAACTTAATAACGAAGATTTTACTGCAGTACAAAAAATTAGCGATTTGATCAATGTTAAATATCCTTATTCTGCAATTGCATTGAATTCTAAAACAATACAATTAAATGTTCCAAAGAATAGTATTATTCAAGTTCGCATGCTATCAGAAATTCAAAATATTGATGTTAACTTACCTGATCAAGATGCAAAAATAGTTATTAATACTAAAACTGGAGATATTGCTATGAATCATGAAGTTAAAATAAATTCATGTGCAGTAGCACATGGAAACATATCTATGATCATTCATAAACCAAATAACACGTCACATTATTTTCAAAATTCTATTCTTAATATTAAAGCTAGTCGTTCAACAGAAAAAAGAAGTATTCTTGATGATAATTACAACACTCAAAATGAAATTAAATATATAGACAAAGTTGTACACTTGAATAGTATAGTTCACGCGCTAAATTCCCTTGGAATTAAACCAATAGAACTAATATCCATATTACAAGCCATGCACAATGTAGGTTGTTTACGAGCTAAATTAGAGATTATATAA
- the ptsG gene encoding PTS glucose transporter subunit IIBC — MFKNTFSNLQKIGKSLMLPISVLPIAGILLGIGSANFNIIPNIVSRIMAEAGGSVFYNMPLIFAIGIALGFTKNDGVSALAAVVSYGIMTQTFALMTPIFLKSSIIDMNNKYLLDTGILGGIISGSISAYMFNRFHHIQLPDYLGFFSGKRFIPIISGLSAILVGLILSFIWPPIGNGIKIFSEWAAYQNPVLAFGIYGIVERALVPFGLHHIWNVPFQMQIGEYSNSIGQIFHGDIARYMAGDSTAGKLSGGFIFKMYGLPAAALAIWHCSHKKNKAKIGGIMMSGALTAFLTGITEPIEFSFILVAPILYVIHSILAGLAFPICILLNMRSGTSFSHGLIDFLVLSGNSHNLWLFPIVGIAYGILYYVIFYLTIKKLNLKTPGREKTNTVIIYKNLKEMVPLIVSALGGKNNITALDACITRLRITVMNMSKVNIQKLKDLGAAGVITSGLGVQVVFGTKSDNIKTEIDHYLLNN; from the coding sequence ATGTTTAAAAATACGTTTTCAAATTTACAAAAAATAGGCAAATCATTAATGTTACCAATATCTGTACTCCCTATTGCTGGGATATTATTAGGTATTGGTTCTGCCAATTTTAATATAATTCCAAATATTGTTTCACGAATTATGGCTGAAGCAGGAGGATCAGTATTTTATAACATGCCTTTAATTTTTGCTATTGGGATAGCACTAGGATTTACTAAAAATGATGGAGTATCTGCTTTAGCTGCAGTAGTTTCTTATGGAATCATGACACAAACATTTGCATTGATGACTCCTATTTTTTTAAAAAGTTCAATTATAGATATGAATAATAAATATTTATTAGATACTGGAATATTAGGAGGTATTATATCTGGATCTATTTCTGCATATATGTTTAATCGATTTCATCATATTCAACTTCCAGATTATTTAGGATTTTTTTCTGGAAAACGATTTATTCCAATTATTTCAGGATTGTCAGCCATTTTAGTGGGTTTGATTTTATCATTTATATGGCCTCCTATAGGTAATGGAATAAAAATATTTTCTGAGTGGGCAGCGTATCAAAATCCTGTTCTTGCTTTTGGAATATATGGCATAGTGGAACGAGCTTTAGTACCCTTCGGATTACATCATATATGGAACGTACCCTTTCAAATGCAAATAGGAGAGTATAGTAATTCTATCGGGCAAATATTTCATGGAGATATTGCTAGATATATGGCAGGTGATTCCACAGCTGGAAAATTATCAGGAGGTTTTATATTTAAAATGTATGGTCTTCCTGCCGCAGCATTAGCAATATGGCATTGTTCTCATAAAAAAAATAAAGCTAAAATAGGCGGGATTATGATGTCTGGAGCATTAACTGCTTTTTTAACAGGAATTACTGAACCCATTGAATTCTCATTTATTTTAGTAGCGCCTATATTATATGTAATTCATTCTATTTTAGCTGGCTTGGCTTTTCCAATTTGTATCTTATTAAATATGCGATCAGGAACAAGTTTTTCTCATGGATTAATTGACTTTTTAGTACTCAGTGGAAATAGTCATAATTTATGGTTGTTTCCTATTGTAGGAATAGCATATGGTATACTTTATTACGTTATTTTTTATCTAACTATAAAAAAATTAAATTTGAAAACACCAGGAAGAGAGAAAACTAATACTGTAATAATATATAAAAATTTAAAAGAAATGGTACCACTTATAGTATCAGCTTTAGGAGGAAAAAATAACATTACCGCCTTAGATGCTTGTATTACACGATTACGTATTACAGTAATGAATATGTCTAAAGTAAATATACAAAAACTTAAAGATCTTGGAGCTGCTGGAGTAATTACTTCAGGATTAGGAGTACAAGTAGTATTTGGAACTAAATCAGATAATATAAAGACAGAAATAGATCATTATCTTTTAAACAATTGA
- a CDS encoding DNA polymerase III subunit delta' C-terminal domain-containing protein gives MSLHPWLITHYYNIISHLKNKKNNRSIILKTHKGIGTTSLVKNIAFWLLCLNKKENTSFCGHCQSCQLMHLKTHPDWYDMKLFSRKNIVGIDSIRLLCSQIFQTAKKNGNKVIYFSNISQLTECGINALLKTLEKPPKDTYFLFINYFSLPLLLTFRSRCILYKILPPSEEISIHWLKQNNFKIKEKTLKTVLRINKGLPILAKEFLLKSLWKERDTFFVCLKHSILNKNLVYMLDNFNLGNIEKKIFWLCSLLLDSMKIKYSNKDNIINLDKVNIVKLLKKRYSFILLDNSLRSWIYCNFKLVSITGINTELLLTEQLLRWETILAFNIN, from the coding sequence ATGAGTTTACATCCATGGTTGATTACACATTATTATAATATCATTTCTCATTTAAAAAATAAAAAAAATAATCGTTCTATTATATTAAAAACTCATAAAGGAATAGGAACTACTTCATTAGTAAAAAATATTGCGTTTTGGTTATTATGCTTAAATAAAAAAGAAAACACTTCTTTTTGTGGTCATTGTCAAAGTTGTCAATTAATGCATTTAAAAACTCATCCTGATTGGTATGATATGAAATTATTTTCGCGTAAAAATATAGTAGGCATTGATAGTATAAGATTATTATGCAGTCAAATATTTCAAACTGCTAAAAAAAATGGAAATAAAGTTATATATTTTTCTAATATATCACAACTAACAGAATGTGGAATTAATGCTTTGTTAAAAACACTTGAAAAACCTCCAAAAGATACGTACTTTTTATTTATAAATTATTTTTCTTTACCATTACTACTCACGTTTCGCAGCCGTTGCATACTATATAAAATTTTACCTCCATCAGAAGAAATTAGTATTCATTGGTTAAAACAAAACAATTTTAAAATAAAAGAAAAAACTCTTAAAACTGTATTACGTATTAACAAAGGATTACCTATTTTAGCTAAAGAATTTCTTTTAAAGTCATTATGGAAAGAACGAGACACATTTTTTGTTTGTCTTAAACACTCTATTTTAAACAAGAACTTAGTTTATATGTTAGATAACTTTAATTTAGGTAATATAGAAAAAAAAATTTTTTGGTTGTGTAGTTTATTATTAGATTCTATGAAAATAAAATATAGCAATAAAGATAATATAATTAATTTAGACAAAGTTAATATCGTAAAGCTTTTAAAAAAAAGATACTCTTTTATTTTATTAGACAATAGTCTAAGATCATGGATATATTGTAATTTCAAATTAGTTAGTATAACAGGAATTAATACAGAACTATTATTAACTGAACAATTATTACGATGGGAAACTATTTTAGCATTTAATATAAATTAA
- a CDS encoding YchF/TatD family DNA exonuclease yields the protein MFFVDSHCHIDLLNYHNIHLGIEDVIQKAKNNNVKLLLTVSTSIKNFNYIKVFTKNNKNILLSCGIHPLHLNEDKNEIKDLKILSQNKKVIAIGETGLDYFHKSDNFSSQKLSFRKHVQIAVKLNKPLLIHTRCAINDTINILKEEKSEKCTGIIHSFTENISSAKKLLDLGFYISFSGIITFKNSDHIRKVVQFVPLDRILLETDSPYLTPVPYRGKENQPAFLYNTALVIAKLKNLDITVLAYNTTKNFFKLFNLNYLF from the coding sequence ATGTTTTTTGTAGACTCACATTGTCATATTGACCTTTTGAATTATCACAATATACATTTAGGAATAGAAGATGTAATACAAAAAGCTAAGAACAATAATGTTAAACTATTATTGACAGTATCAACATCTATTAAAAACTTTAATTATATAAAAGTTTTTACAAAAAATAATAAAAATATATTGTTATCTTGTGGTATTCACCCTTTGCATTTAAATGAAGATAAAAATGAAATAAAAGATCTAAAAATATTATCTCAAAATAAAAAAGTAATTGCTATAGGAGAAACAGGATTAGATTATTTTCATAAATCTGACAATTTTTCTTCCCAAAAATTGTCATTTCGAAAACATGTTCAAATTGCAGTTAAACTTAACAAACCATTACTAATACATACTAGATGTGCTATTAACGATACAATTAACATTTTAAAGGAGGAGAAATCAGAAAAATGCACAGGAATAATTCACTCTTTTACTGAAAATATTAGTTCTGCAAAAAAATTGCTAGATTTAGGATTTTATATTTCTTTTTCTGGAATTATAACTTTTAAAAACTCTGATCATATAAGAAAAGTTGTACAATTTGTACCTTTAGATAGAATTTTATTAGAAACTGATTCTCCATATTTAACTCCAGTACCATATAGAGGCAAAGAAAATCAGCCTGCTTTTCTATATAACACGGCATTAGTTATCGCTAAGTTAAAAAACTTAGACATTACAGTTCTCGCATACAATACTACGAAAAATTTTTTTAAACTGTTTAATTTAAATTATCTTTTTTAA
- a CDS encoding rod-binding protein yields the protein MNNDFYFYITPYSNVKNSDKLTTLIQNDQNKTLKIAKQVEGLFLYMMVKSMKNSFPKDTLIKKDQEHIYEDIYDKFITQKVSDKGLGLANIIEEQIKQTNEIEYN from the coding sequence ATGAATAATGACTTTTACTTTTATATAACCCCATATTCTAATGTAAAAAATTCTGATAAATTAACAACTTTGATACAAAATGATCAGAATAAAACTTTAAAGATAGCAAAACAAGTAGAAGGTTTGTTTCTTTATATGATGGTAAAAAGTATGAAGAATAGCTTTCCAAAAGATACTTTAATTAAAAAAGACCAAGAACACATATACGAAGATATATACGATAAATTTATTACTCAAAAAGTTAGTGATAAAGGACTAGGTTTGGCAAATATAATTGAAGAACAAATAAAACAAACCAATGAGATTGAGTATAATTAA
- a CDS encoding flagellar basal body L-ring protein FlgH: MTTLFTFKIRNCLIFIFFIVLNGCALNPYTILRKDRLKSPDSSSMIWTDLINHSNYQEPNSDHRSFEPLFEDYKPHNVGDTFTVIVQENISASNNSSNNLVRDSNANLGLTFGSNYEKNNYENRAGLNSSIKNNFTGTGSSFANNKFVGLITVVVNRVLPNGNLEVSGEKKISINEEREKIYFSGIVNPRTISKNNSVISTQIANARIEYISDGVINKGLNVGWFQRIFLSILSF; encoded by the coding sequence GTGACTACACTATTTACTTTTAAAATCAGAAACTGTTTAATTTTCATATTTTTTATAGTACTTAACGGTTGTGCATTAAATCCATACACTATTTTAAGAAAAGATAGATTGAAATCTCCTGATTCTTCTTCTATGATATGGACTGACTTAATTAATCATTCAAATTATCAAGAACCAAATTCGGATCATCGATCTTTTGAACCATTATTTGAAGATTATAAGCCACATAATGTAGGAGATACATTTACTGTAATTGTACAAGAAAACATTAGTGCTAGTAATAATTCTTCTAATAATTTAGTTCGTGATAGCAATGCTAATCTAGGTTTAACATTTGGAAGTAATTATGAAAAAAACAATTATGAAAATAGAGCCGGATTAAATAGTTCTATTAAGAATAATTTTACCGGGACTGGTAGTTCTTTTGCAAATAACAAATTTGTAGGACTAATTACAGTAGTAGTTAATCGTGTCTTGCCAAATGGAAATTTAGAAGTTTCAGGAGAAAAAAAAATTTCAATTAATGAAGAAAGAGAAAAAATATATTTTTCAGGAATAGTTAATCCTCGTACTATTTCTAAAAATAATTCTGTAATTTCAACTCAAATAGCTAATGCTCGTATTGAATACATCAGTGATGGGGTTATTAATAAGGGATTAAATGTTGGTTGGTTTCAACGTATATTTTTAAGTATTTTATCTTTTTAA
- the fabD gene encoding ACP S-malonyltransferase — protein sequence MYLHSILFPGQELQNINVLFSFINKNAIIKNTFDESSEYIGYDLRKLIKKKSQEKINTSKYAKLITLTSSIAMYRVWKSENKNVPLILAGHSLGEYSALVCSKSLKFYDAIKLITLRNKLMQESIKNMRGAMNVVIGLQQYEIEKILKNFQYTKKISIACINTKYQIVISGEQSIVHKVSDVCKKNGAKKIVYLSIHPPSHCILMKNAAKKFSIILNKTTFKTPIFPVVNNVDAKCETSILAIRKALTRQLYNPVRWTDTIAYLASKNTSIFLEAGLNSTLTNLNKFIVAIPSISLNNKVNSS from the coding sequence ATGTATTTACATTCTATATTATTCCCTGGTCAAGAATTACAAAATATAAATGTATTATTTTCTTTTATAAATAAAAATGCAATTATAAAAAATACTTTTGACGAATCGTCCGAATATATTGGATATGATTTACGGAAACTAATTAAAAAAAAATCACAAGAAAAAATCAATACGAGTAAATATGCTAAATTAATAACGCTAACATCATCAATTGCTATGTATCGAGTATGGAAAAGTGAAAACAAAAACGTACCGCTAATATTAGCAGGACATAGTTTAGGAGAATATTCTGCGCTAGTATGTTCTAAATCACTAAAATTTTATGATGCTATAAAACTAATTACACTTCGTAATAAACTTATGCAGGAATCTATAAAAAATATGCGTGGGGCTATGAACGTAGTAATTGGATTGCAACAATACGAAATTGAAAAAATTTTAAAGAATTTCCAATACACAAAAAAAATTTCTATAGCTTGTATTAATACTAAATATCAAATTGTTATTTCAGGAGAACAGTCTATAGTACATAAAGTAAGCGATGTTTGCAAAAAAAACGGAGCTAAAAAAATTGTTTATTTATCTATACATCCTCCCTCCCATTGCATTCTGATGAAAAATGCTGCAAAAAAATTTTCAATTATATTAAATAAAACAACATTTAAAACACCAATATTTCCAGTTGTTAATAATGTTGATGCAAAATGTGAAACTTCTATATTAGCTATTCGAAAAGCGTTAACTAGACAATTATATAATCCAGTTAGATGGACTGATACTATCGCATATTTAGCCTCTAAAAACACATCAATATTTCTTGAAGCTGGATTAAATAGTACATTAACGAATCTTAATAAATTTATTGTTGCAATTCCATCAATTTCACTTAATAATAAAGTTAATTCTTCTTAA
- the rpmF gene encoding 50S ribosomal protein L32, with protein sequence MAVQKNKPTRSKRGMRRSHDRLCVPLLSIDKTSGETHIRHHITKKKYYKGIKVF encoded by the coding sequence ATGGCAGTGCAAAAAAATAAACCAACTCGATCTAAACGAGGCATGCGTAGGTCTCATGATCGCTTATGCGTACCATTATTATCTATAGATAAGACATCAGGAGAAACCCACATAAGACATCATATTACTAAAAAAAAATATTACAAAGGTATAAAAGTATTTTAA
- a CDS encoding flagellar hook-basal body complex protein, which translates to MEPLIHETMISTKNILDNQEILANNLANASTVGFKSALRSQIILSNNTDKEQYPHLLSKSYDQTQGPFISTMQPLDIAITNKSGWLVVQTNDKSIAYTRNGHLKINSDQQLTSQEHIIMGQNGPIVIPSDSKTRILSNGIIEVIHNDEDFSQELDKLKLVEININNLTYGNNGLYFLKTANQPDIKEIEDNPNVKLLSGTLEDSNVNLSENMINIMSDARKFDMQMKILTDYDENIQLINKFLNINN; encoded by the coding sequence ATGGAACCTTTAATACACGAAACTATGATTTCTACTAAAAATATATTAGATAATCAAGAAATACTAGCTAACAATTTAGCTAATGCATCGACAGTAGGATTTAAATCTGCATTGCGTTCTCAAATAATATTATCTAATAATACAGATAAAGAACAATATCCTCATTTACTTAGTAAAAGTTATGATCAAACACAAGGTCCATTTATAAGTACTATGCAACCCTTAGATATTGCGATTACAAATAAATCTGGATGGTTAGTAGTACAAACTAATGACAAAAGTATAGCTTATACTAGAAATGGACATTTAAAAATAAATTCAGATCAACAGTTAACTAGTCAAGAACATATAATTATGGGGCAAAATGGTCCTATAGTTATACCTTCTGATTCTAAAACAAGAATATTATCTAATGGAATAATAGAAGTTATACATAACGATGAAGATTTTAGTCAAGAATTAGATAAATTAAAATTAGTGGAAATTAACATAAATAATTTAACTTATGGCAATAACGGATTATATTTTTTAAAAACGGCTAATCAACCTGATATAAAAGAAATTGAAGATAATCCTAATGTAAAATTGCTGTCCGGGACATTAGAAGATAGTAACGTTAATTTATCTGAAAATATGATTAATATCATGTCTGATGCTAGAAAATTTGATATGCAAATGAAAATTTTAACCGATTATGATGAAAACATACAACTTATTAATAAGTTCTTAAATATTAACAATTAA
- the rluC gene encoding 23S rRNA pseudouridine(955/2504/2580) synthase RluC — MINKMLPVSFLYITKENTEQRIDNFLRHKFKTLPKSTIYKILRTGQVRINKNRVKPKYKLQIRDHIRIPPIENINIKEKNIKLNKKLFSLLSNNILYEDNYLLILNKPAGIAVHSGSGINFGIIECFRELLHRKSMYLDLVHRLDRGTSGALIIAKKRSILRELHKQLREKKIQKKYLALVHGHWPQHLKYISAPLLKTRSNNDHIVKVSNIHGKFSKTYFKIKKKYTNNTLMSVIPITGRTHQIRVHAKYANHPIVLDKKYGNIDLDNVIKNNFCVKRLLLHASSITFFHPKQKELINIVAPIDKEFTTILNNLSKN; from the coding sequence ATGATAAACAAAATGTTACCTGTATCATTTTTATACATTACGAAAGAAAATACGGAACAAAGGATAGACAATTTTTTAAGACATAAGTTTAAAACACTTCCAAAGAGTACAATTTATAAAATACTGAGAACAGGACAAGTTAGAATTAATAAAAATCGAGTAAAACCTAAATATAAATTACAAATTAGAGATCATATCAGAATTCCTCCTATCGAAAATATTAATATAAAAGAAAAAAACATAAAATTAAACAAAAAATTGTTTTCTTTATTGTCTAATAATATCTTATATGAAGACAATTATCTACTAATACTAAATAAACCCGCAGGAATAGCAGTACATAGTGGTAGTGGAATTAATTTTGGAATTATAGAATGTTTTAGAGAACTACTACATCGTAAAAGTATGTATCTTGATCTCGTACATAGATTAGATAGAGGAACATCAGGGGCTTTAATAATAGCTAAAAAACGTTCGATATTACGCGAATTACATAAGCAGCTAAGAGAAAAAAAAATTCAAAAAAAATATTTGGCTTTAGTGCATGGACATTGGCCACAACACTTAAAATATATTTCTGCTCCTCTATTAAAAACAAGATCAAATAATGATCATATCGTTAAAGTTAGTAATATTCATGGAAAATTTTCAAAAACTTATTTTAAAATAAAAAAAAAATATACTAATAACACTTTAATGTCAGTTATTCCAATTACCGGAAGAACTCACCAAATTCGAGTACATGCTAAATATGCGAATCATCCAATTGTATTAGACAAAAAATATGGTAATATTGATTTAGACAATGTAATTAAAAATAATTTCTGTGTCAAACGATTATTATTACATGCTAGCTCTATTACTTTTTTTCATCCAAAACAAAAAGAACTAATTAATATAGTTGCACCTATAGATAAAGAGTTTACGACTATTTTAAATAATCTTTCAAAGAACTAA
- a CDS encoding histidine triad nucleotide-binding protein, whose protein sequence is MKKTSVFSKIIEDNTSSKIIYQDKDVTAFHDINPIAPIHILIVSNILIKSTNEINESNKHILGHMSYIAIILAKKFKISKNGYRLIINCNEHGGQEIFHLHLHLLGGKKLGKMLF, encoded by the coding sequence TTGAAAAAAACAAGTGTATTCAGTAAAATAATAGAAGACAATACTTCATCAAAAATAATTTATCAAGATAAAGATGTGACTGCTTTTCACGATATTAATCCAATAGCACCTATACACATATTAATTGTCTCAAATATATTAATTAAATCTACCAATGAAATTAACGAAAGCAATAAACATATATTAGGACATATGTCATATATAGCAATTATATTAGCTAAAAAATTTAAAATTAGCAAAAATGGATATAGACTAATTATTAATTGTAATGAACACGGTGGACAAGAAATTTTCCATTTACATTTACATTTGTTAGGAGGAAAAAAATTAGGTAAAATGTTATTTTAA